The DNA sequence TAGAAAACGGTATTGCAGTTCTTAAATATGATTATGATCTCTCTAACCATCTAATTCTTGCAGAATATTTTGATTTTCGCGGACAACATAAATCATTACCCGGGAGCCATTCAGTACGCTACATCTACGATAAAAATGGTAATCTAAATAGTAGCACATATTTTCCTCCTATACAGAAACAAGCTTATAGACTTTATAGAATTGAACATATCTACAATCAAAATAAAAAGGAGGTAGAGACAAGATTCTATTCTTCTCCGGAACAACTACTTCAGAATCGCATCAGCATTATACAAAGAAAATATAATGAACGTAACCAAATTGTTCAACTCCGTTACCTGGATAGTAAGTATAAAGAAAAAACAGATAAATACGGTCTTATTGGTTTAAATTACTCGTATGATCCTAACAATAAGCTTAGTTCTGAAATCCTTCTGGGTCCGGGTGAGTCAAGTATCTATAAAAAGTTATATTCTTATGATGAAAATAATAGACTTAAAAGCAAAGTCATTTTGAAAAATGAATCTATTATTGATAGAAAAGAATATATATATATAAATTTCAAGAATAACAGAATGTTAAAAATTACATTAAATACTCTGGGAGAAGTTCACTCATCCATTATGATACCCGAACCGGAAGAGTAAGCGGTAAGGGTTTCAACTCAAAAAATAGATAAAACTCACAATTCCAAATAGGAATCCAGTCCTGATAAAAATAAGGAAAACTGTAATTCTATAGTTTCTTTCATAAGAAATGCAGTATGTCCTTTTACAAGATTATCTCGGTTCAATAACCAACCTATGGCATCCCCTTTACCCAGACTGATAAAGTAACCTAACTCTTGATGTTTATATTCATCAAGATTTCTTTTACTTGAATGATTCACTATATTTTTTGCAATCAAGCGACCTTTTCTTACTGCTGCCTGCGCACTTAAGGCATTCAAACCCCTCCCTTCATATTCTGAACAATCACCGGCAGAATAAATGTAGGATATAGGTAATTTTTCAGGAGAATATAACATTCCTTCTTTTGTACAATATGTTTTACCTGGATTGGCTTTTACACCCGGGAAATAAAATAGCATATCAGGGTTTAACGAAGCTACTTTATCATCACTCATATTTCTTACCTGAATTTCTGTTCCATTATATGATAAAAAGCGATGTGCCGGATAGTAAGAAATTCTATAATTTCGTAGTTTTCTTTCTATATAAGAATGAAATTCTGGAGGTAAATAAGGTAATAAGGATTGACCCATATCATATAGATACATCTCATAATTATCATATACTCTTCTAAGGTATCGATAAACATCAAAGAGTAATTGTAAACTTGTAGCTCCCCCTCCAATAAAAGCAAGCTTTAATACCGGATTTTTTTTTCTTGAAATATGAAATCTTAACTCGGAACTAAGTTCGGTCTGTAATAATCTTTCCAGATCGTAAAATGAATTAGATTCCATATTATTTGTGGAAGCCTTTGCCCCCGTACAAATAACAAGATAATCAAATTCTTGTTCTCCCTTATCCGTCTCTAATACTTTAAAATCAATGGCTTTCAAAATACTTTCCTGTTTTAAGTCTGAGCAGGCTTGAGTATACTGAAACCCATATTGTTGAGCTATATAATGAAAAGGCTTCCTTATACTGTTCAAACCCTCAAAAGAATACAGTGTTGTTTGAAGTCTAATTTTATCTATAAAATATTCAGATTGATCAATTAAAAGTACTTCAAATTGTTTATATCGGGAAAGAACAATAGCAGCTGAAATTCCTGCATATCCTCCTCCTAATATTATTATTTTCTTTTTCACCTATATAATCCTTTTATTTTTATAATCTTGAATTTCCTCATTACTTAAACCGATACTCATATATACTTTTTCGTTATGCTCTCCATGTTCCGGAGGAATTGTATGATAAGAACAGGGAGTTTCAGAAAAACGAAATGGAGAAGAAAGTTGCTTCAATTCACCATATTTAGGATGCTTCATTTTGAAAAACATATCTCTTTCAATAAGGTGTTTATCTTTTAAGACCTCCTGTAAATTTTTTATTGGACTTAAACAACAATCGGAATGCATAAAAATAGGTTCAAGTTCTTCCAGGGTTTTTCCGGCAAAATAGGAAAGTAATCTATCTTTCATTTTTTCAAAATTCTCCTCAATCAATTCCCATTTTTTAAATTCCTCTTCCATACCGGCCTGTCGCAAAAATACACGAAAGAATCTTTCCTCAAGTGCAGCCAGCACTACATAACGACCGGATTTTACAGGATAAATCGAGTAATTTGGTAATTTACCATTTAGTAATTCAGCTCCTCTCTCTGGAACTTTCCCTGTTGATAAATATATCCCTAAATACAATGATTGATATTGTAAGCTTGCCTCCATCATAGACACATCAATCTTCTGTCCTCTTCCTGTTTTCTCTCTATAGTATAGAGCTGCAAGTATCGAAGAAAGCGCAATCAGACTACCTCCTCCAATATCTGCAAGTTGAAAACCCAATAAAGAAGGAGCTCCGTCTTTTTCGCCTGTTAAATCCAATAGCCCGGATAAAGCCAAATAATTTGCATCATGCCCTGCAAAATCTCTATAAGGCCCGGAATCTCCATAACCGGAAATAGCACAATAAATTAGACGCGGAAATTTCTTTTGTAGCTCTTCATAAGGAAGACCCATACCCGCAAGTGCTCCCGGTCGGAAACCTTCTAATAATACATCAGCATCCTCTAATATTTTGCATAAGAGATCTATTCCTTCTTTCTTTTTTAAATTCAAGCTAATAGCCTTCTTATTTCGATTTAGCATTAAATATAAATAAGGTGTCCCTTCTTTACCGGTAAACATCACTCTTGTTCCATCAAAAGCTCGTGGATTTTCGATCTTTATCACCTCTGCTCCCATATCTCCCAAATACATACTGCATAAGGGACCCGGTAATAACAAACTTAAATCAACTACTTTTATACCCTTTAGAGGTGCATCTTTCATTGTATATATCCTTGTTTTTTTAGTATATCCATCGAATCTTTTTCTAAAATAGCTTTTTCAGTACGGATCACAAAATCACCGGATTTCTTCCAGAATTGAACTCGAAACTTCCTTGGAATTTCAGGTACTGAATTATAAATTAAAAATATAGGATAGCATTTATAATTTTCCAAAGAACAGTTCCCCGGATAAATATCCCTCTGACCTACTCCGTATTCACCCTGCCGAATCTCTTTTCCGTCCACTTTTATTGAAATAAGTGGTTCAGAACCTTCCGGATAAACAGAAAAATGAAACTCTTCATTTTTTCCTTTCTGCAAAACTACCTGTTTTTTTAGTACATTTGAATAATTTTCAGGTTGTAGAGTATTTGGATCATCTTTCATAAGCGGATGAATAATTCCTGCTTTTACTTTTATACTTATTTCAATCTCTTTTACATCTTTTTCCGGATTATGAAATCTAAAACTATAAACCGAATTCTTTCTTTTAAATGATTCTAATTTATTTAACAGCTCTTCTTCCTTTTTTTTATCATGTATAGGGGTATTCTCATCTGGATCTTTATTTAAATCGAATAAATAATACGGTTCTGCTTCGACCTTTCCGTCCCAGGAAAAACCTGTTCTATGAAATTCAAATGTTTTCTTCTGAAGTTTAAATCCTCCGAAGCGTATCCCTTTCACACCCCGACTTTCTCCATAGTATAACCTTTCTTCTTTTTCTTCTTTTCTTACCAGGGACAACATAGATTTCCCATCCATAGAATGGATACTTTTTTCTTCCAATAAATCCAAAATTGTTGGCATAATATCAATAGATCTACTTACTGCCTGA is a window from the Leptospiraceae bacterium genome containing:
- a CDS encoding FAD-dependent oxidoreductase, producing the protein MKKKIIILGGGYAGISAAIVLSRYKQFEVLLIDQSEYFIDKIRLQTTLYSFEGLNSIRKPFHYIAQQYGFQYTQACSDLKQESILKAIDFKVLETDKGEQEFDYLVICTGAKASTNNMESNSFYDLERLLQTELSSELRFHISRKKNPVLKLAFIGGGATSLQLLFDVYRYLRRVYDNYEMYLYDMGQSLLPYLPPEFHSYIERKLRNYRISYYPAHRFLSYNGTEIQVRNMSDDKVASLNPDMLFYFPGVKANPGKTYCTKEGMLYSPEKLPISYIYSAGDCSEYEGRGLNALSAQAAVRKGRLIAKNIVNHSSKRNLDEYKHQELGYFISLGKGDAIGWLLNRDNLVKGHTAFLMKETIELQFSLFLSGLDSYLEL
- a CDS encoding CoA transferase; this translates as MKDAPLKGIKVVDLSLLLPGPLCSMYLGDMGAEVIKIENPRAFDGTRVMFTGKEGTPYLYLMLNRNKKAISLNLKKKEGIDLLCKILEDADVLLEGFRPGALAGMGLPYEELQKKFPRLIYCAISGYGDSGPYRDFAGHDANYLALSGLLDLTGEKDGAPSLLGFQLADIGGGSLIALSSILAALYYREKTGRGQKIDVSMMEASLQYQSLYLGIYLSTGKVPERGAELLNGKLPNYSIYPVKSGRYVVLAALEERFFRVFLRQAGMEEEFKKWELIEENFEKMKDRLLSYFAGKTLEELEPIFMHSDCCLSPIKNLQEVLKDKHLIERDMFFKMKHPKYGELKQLSSPFRFSETPCSYHTIPPEHGEHNEKVYMSIGLSNEEIQDYKNKRII